A part of Vulcanisaeta moutnovskia 768-28 genomic DNA contains:
- a CDS encoding cupin domain-containing protein translates to MPNYKVINDITKVREEPLSIKGAVGVRTQWLVGKDDGSKYAVRRQVVKPGGRAPLHKHAYAETFIILKGIGKMTVENNTIDVKPGMCIFVKPNTPHSIMNIGNEDLELITIISYEDNMSIDVLE, encoded by the coding sequence ATGCCAAATTACAAGGTAATTAATGACATAACTAAGGTACGTGAGGAACCATTAAGTATTAAGGGCGCTGTGGGCGTGCGCACCCAATGGCTTGTGGGCAAGGACGATGGTTCAAAATACGCAGTAAGGAGACAAGTGGTTAAGCCGGGTGGTAGGGCACCACTACATAAGCATGCCTATGCAGAAACGTTCATAATATTAAAGGGGATTGGGAAAATGACCGTAGAAAATAACACAATTGATGTTAAGCCTGGCATGTGCATATTCGTAAAACCGAACACGCCACATTCAATAATGAATATTGGTAATGAGGATTTGGAGTTGATAACCATAATATCGTATGAGGATAATATGAGCATAGACGTTCTTGAATAA
- a CDS encoding SPFH domain-containing protein, with protein sequence MSIRAQVISTIDEKGIDQMGPDDLIVKYHSVDVRTRSRLIVYSNQKAVVRIQGQIQGVFDPGAHDLQTPANPISQFFAKFQYAGNIPWEVEVLFASTARHEARSEGITQTKELVPMRYQVAYYFMITDPVKFINSVQFSGFKYTVEDFKNYVSPIVDQSVSQVLNLVSLNEVYANLHKVTDAVTASLRTFLDEVGVHLITCRIVRLEPEDETMRRVVQFMALGLDVNTAIRARLSEIMAQRSDPAATNMMLGVPYYPIYILPTAGMPTNLQQLMVPPTQTQQQSKGQSQQGGSEQSSGFEISGG encoded by the coding sequence ATGTCGATAAGGGCTCAAGTAATATCCACGATAGATGAGAAGGGAATAGATCAGATGGGTCCTGATGACTTGATAGTGAAGTATCACTCGGTCGATGTTAGGACTAGGTCAAGGCTCATTGTTTACTCAAACCAAAAGGCAGTGGTTAGGATACAGGGGCAAATACAGGGGGTCTTTGATCCAGGTGCCCATGACCTTCAAACGCCCGCTAACCCAATATCACAATTCTTTGCCAAATTCCAGTACGCTGGTAACATACCGTGGGAAGTCGAGGTACTGTTTGCAAGTACGGCAAGGCACGAGGCAAGAAGCGAGGGAATTACGCAGACGAAGGAACTCGTACCAATGAGATATCAAGTGGCTTATTACTTCATGATTACCGATCCCGTCAAGTTCATAAACTCCGTACAATTCAGTGGTTTTAAGTATACAGTTGAGGATTTCAAGAACTACGTATCACCAATCGTTGACCAATCAGTTAGTCAAGTCCTAAACCTCGTCTCTCTCAATGAGGTTTACGCAAATCTGCATAAGGTCACGGATGCTGTAACGGCTAGTCTAAGAACATTCCTTGATGAGGTTGGTGTTCATTTAATAACGTGCAGGATAGTTAGGCTTGAGCCGGAGGATGAAACAATGAGGAGGGTTGTTCAGTTCATGGCCCTTGGTCTCGATGTAAATACTGCAATTAGAGCTAGATTATCTGAGATAATGGCTCAGAGGAGTGATCCGGCGGCCACGAATATGATGCTTGGCGTACCATACTACCCAATATACATATTACCAACGGCAGGCATGCCAACAAACCTACAGCAATTAATGGTGCCGCCGACTCAGACACAGCAACAATCCAAAGGGCAGTCCCAGCAAGGTGGTTCAGAGCAATCCAGCGGCTTTGAGATTAGTGGAGGTTAA
- a CDS encoding nucleotidyltransferase domain-containing protein: MDIKGIRDRILNNMDYYLGRIRDVVLRLDPSAELMLIGSYVCGDFRSDSDADVLIISDAYGDDPHKYVELVMSIIREVGEDVLMVLEFHVVSRRTYNEWYSEFIDVYKVI, from the coding sequence ATGGACATTAAGGGGATTAGGGACAGGATTCTCAATAACATGGACTATTACCTGGGCAGGATTAGAGACGTGGTGCTTAGGCTTGACCCAAGTGCTGAGTTAATGCTCATTGGTAGCTACGTGTGCGGTGACTTCAGGTCGGATAGTGATGCTGATGTTCTGATAATATCAGATGCCTATGGTGATGACCCTCATAAATACGTGGAATTAGTCATGAGCATTATTAGGGAGGTTGGTGAGGACGTGCTCATGGTACTCGAGTTCCACGTGGTTAGTAGGAGGACGTATAATGAGTGGTACAGTGAATTTATAGACGTTTATAAGGTCATTTAA
- a CDS encoding NifB/NifX family molybdenum-iron cluster-binding protein: MIIVIPVVESNGKYYLSPHFGKAPKYAFIEVKGKEFNIVDVVNNPVPPSIEGGGRGRAIADLIISKGAEAVIALEVGPGAFRFLKEANIRIYYYPPRRGLIPIEDALDAFINGKLEEGLEPREID, translated from the coding sequence ATGATCATTGTAATACCTGTTGTGGAGAGTAACGGTAAGTATTACCTTTCTCCACACTTTGGTAAGGCACCTAAATACGCATTTATTGAGGTTAAAGGTAAGGAGTTCAATATCGTAGATGTAGTGAATAATCCAGTTCCTCCGAGTATTGAGGGCGGTGGTCGTGGACGTGCAATTGCTGATTTAATAATTAGTAAGGGAGCAGAGGCCGTAATAGCGCTGGAGGTTGGTCCTGGAGCCTTTAGATTCCTTAAGGAAGCAAACATTAGGATTTATTATTACCCACCAAGAAGAGGTCTAATACCGATTGAGGATGCACTGGACGCGTTTATAAACGGTAAACTTGAGGAGGGCCTAGAACCAAGGGAGATCGATTAA
- the vapB gene encoding type II toxin-antitoxin system VapB family antitoxin: MSSVVSFKVRKEVKEKMERYRDRVNWAEELGRFVEERIRELEAEENIKRVVEELEKIPISAPKGFSANSVREDRDSN, from the coding sequence ATGTCTAGCGTCGTTAGCTTTAAGGTTAGGAAGGAGGTTAAGGAGAAGATGGAGAGGTATAGGGATAGGGTTAATTGGGCTGAGGAATTAGGGAGGTTTGTTGAGGAGAGGATTAGGGAGTTGGAGGCTGAGGAGAATATTAAGCGTGTCGTTGAGGAGCTTGAGAAAATACCAATAAGTGCACCTAAGGGCTTTTCAGCAAACTCAGTGAGGGAGGACCGTGATAGTAATTGA
- a CDS encoding type II toxin-antitoxin system VapC family toxin has product MIVIDTSALTAFILKEPGWQSLITYVTNSISIDHIVKEVMNAIWKAQVKGIVSREYAFKLRDILMSLIGKNVVLEPEEKYVDRAFMIAIDNKLPIYDSLHIALAMSKGLPPFNA; this is encoded by the coding sequence GTGATAGTAATTGACACATCGGCACTAACAGCCTTCATACTTAAGGAACCTGGTTGGCAATCATTAATTACGTACGTCACTAATTCCATCTCTATCGATCATATCGTTAAGGAGGTTATGAACGCTATATGGAAGGCTCAGGTCAAAGGGATTGTTAGCAGGGAGTACGCGTTTAAACTTCGTGATATACTAATGTCCTTAATTGGTAAGAATGTCGTTTTAGAGCCTGAGGAGAAGTATGTTGATAGGGCGTTCATGATAGCAATTGATAATAAATTACCAATTTACGACTCGCTCCATATAGCGCTTGCAATGAGTAAAGGGCTACCCCCTTTTAACGCTTAA
- a CDS encoding zinc ribbon domain-containing protein — MLAHRTLLIKRPLRTFTNEEREALVKVLTRADALGNLWARGFEVWPIGLDSRFADKFNYFKSELRLVNVKRWLARVHAIFNVGVRLDNERDMGQGVFIDLTRNALRLRWVIKRRAIVISLTESEAKYIRDRLSEGGKPKLARAWVDDEHLFIAITFERDAEQITPSNYRLVIDVNSWKNGIVYAIVKDSTRNLERLYNHVTKLERKYGALRRLGLHKTPYGRRLWREIKATKRRLYAYLRDYAQKAVSILVKQALNLRAKVIIDDIIEESRRELMEEKPLNGLAKVYMLYLRRFVKLLTNQLRWYGIPYEFKRLPSTTCPICGSELTQLPGRIMICSKCGFKADRDLVPILWAIKQP; from the coding sequence ATGCTGGCACACCGTACACTACTAATCAAGAGGCCATTAAGGACATTCACCAATGAGGAGCGTGAGGCATTGGTTAAAGTCCTTACCAGGGCTGACGCATTGGGCAACCTATGGGCAAGGGGGTTTGAGGTATGGCCGATAGGCCTAGACTCGAGGTTTGCGGATAAATTCAATTACTTTAAGAGTGAGTTAAGGCTTGTTAATGTTAAGAGGTGGTTGGCTAGGGTTCATGCAATATTCAATGTCGGCGTTAGGCTCGATAACGAGCGTGATATGGGTCAAGGCGTCTTCATTGACTTGACCAGGAATGCCCTAAGGCTTAGGTGGGTTATTAAGAGGAGGGCCATTGTTATCAGCCTCACGGAAAGTGAGGCTAAGTATATTCGTGATAGACTTAGCGAGGGTGGCAAGCCTAAACTAGCCAGGGCCTGGGTCGATGATGAGCATTTATTCATAGCCATAACTTTCGAGCGTGATGCCGAGCAAATCACGCCGAGCAATTATAGGCTTGTCATTGACGTGAATTCCTGGAAAAACGGCATTGTTTATGCAATTGTTAAGGATTCGACAAGGAACCTTGAGAGACTGTACAACCACGTCACCAAGCTTGAGCGAAAGTACGGCGCCTTGAGGAGGCTCGGCCTTCATAAAACGCCATACGGTAGGAGGCTTTGGCGCGAAATCAAGGCTACTAAGCGTAGGCTATACGCCTACCTGAGGGACTATGCTCAGAAGGCCGTAAGCATACTCGTTAAGCAGGCCCTTAATCTTAGGGCTAAGGTAATTATTGACGACATAATTGAGGAATCTAGGCGTGAATTGATGGAGGAGAAGCCGTTAAATGGATTAGCTAAAGTGTACATGCTCTATTTAAGGAGGTTCGTAAAATTACTGACTAACCAGCTGAGGTGGTACGGTATTCCCTACGAGTTCAAACGCCTACCAAGCACAACATGCCCAATATGTGGCAGTGAATTAACCCAGCTACCTGGAAGGATAATGATCTGTTCAAAGTGCGGATTTAAGGCAGATAGAGACTTGGTGCCGATCCTATGGGCGATCAAGCAGCCCTAA
- a CDS encoding PaREP1 family protein, with translation MSEEMIIIPSVLIEELRKKDLDPEDVILDALVRTANLDPDVVIEARVNLANKYLGKELVNKDPVQASEKLYKAAEECVKALAQYYDLKDILVRVSEKGRWTVTELEKTVLEVSKRLGNWFGEAWDRAWALHVWGFHEAKFDAEDIMARLPYVQRIVEETSRLVKVKS, from the coding sequence ATGAGTGAAGAGATGATCATAATACCAAGCGTACTCATCGAGGAACTCAGGAAGAAAGATCTTGATCCTGAAGACGTGATTCTCGATGCATTAGTGAGAACAGCAAATCTGGACCCAGATGTGGTAATTGAAGCCAGGGTAAATCTCGCAAATAAATACTTGGGTAAGGAACTAGTTAATAAGGACCCAGTACAGGCGAGTGAGAAATTGTACAAGGCTGCTGAGGAGTGTGTGAAGGCCTTAGCTCAATACTACGATTTAAAGGACATACTTGTAAGAGTCAGTGAGAAAGGTAGGTGGACAGTGACGGAGCTCGAGAAAACCGTATTGGAAGTATCGAAGAGGCTTGGCAATTGGTTTGGGGAAGCTTGGGATAGGGCGTGGGCGTTACATGTCTGGGGTTTTCATGAAGCGAAATTCGACGCTGAAGATATAATGGCCAGGTTGCCTTATGTTCAGAGAATTGTGGAGGAGACTAGTAGGTTGGTAAAGGTTAAATCATGA
- a CDS encoding membrane protein translates to MNFGIFFAAFGISLLELSEAGAVTAIYQGIYRGFKPVLYAIAGVLLVLVPTFTVGRYIIYLPLDYVLAVSAAILFYFGYRLIRSARRYFRRVGKGKGSEEERGDLAVVFTVSAIEAFEAALVLIALIPRSYSSALIGTLLAAAIVVVLTALIKDQIARIRLPHLKYVLSALLFSLGTLWAMEAAGLDITDLVLIPLFFAYLGVNYLAIKV, encoded by the coding sequence GTGAATTTCGGGATCTTCTTCGCAGCATTTGGCATAAGTCTGCTGGAGCTTTCGGAGGCTGGTGCCGTCACGGCAATCTATCAGGGGATTTACAGGGGGTTCAAGCCAGTGCTTTATGCAATAGCTGGGGTCCTCCTAGTCCTAGTACCAACATTTACAGTTGGTCGTTACATTATCTACCTACCCCTCGACTACGTGTTGGCCGTATCCGCAGCAATACTATTCTACTTCGGCTATAGATTGATAAGGAGCGCGCGTAGATACTTCAGGAGGGTTGGGAAGGGTAAGGGTAGTGAGGAGGAGCGTGGCGACTTGGCGGTGGTTTTCACGGTATCTGCAATAGAGGCCTTTGAGGCTGCCTTGGTGCTCATTGCCTTGATACCAAGGAGTTACTCGTCAGCCCTAATTGGTACGTTGTTAGCGGCCGCAATAGTGGTGGTGCTTACAGCGTTAATTAAGGATCAAATAGCTAGGATTAGGCTGCCGCACCTCAAGTACGTACTCTCAGCCCTACTCTTTAGTCTAGGTACGTTGTGGGCCATGGAGGCCGCGGGACTCGACATAACGGACCTTGTGCTAATCCCTCTCTTCTTTGCGTATCTAGGTGTTAATTATCTAGCCATAAAGGTGTGA